A section of the Triticum dicoccoides isolate Atlit2015 ecotype Zavitan chromosome 7A, WEW_v2.0, whole genome shotgun sequence genome encodes:
- the LOC119327452 gene encoding probable E3 ubiquitin-protein ligase ATL44: MVVILPSMLCALVCVLGLALASRCACRRRHSSPSSSSNPFPKGLKKKAIDALPTISFAAAASLQPAATECAICLAEFAEGEGVHVLPRCGHTFHVLCIHAWLRTCATCPSCRASIATAPAPAPTLVVVVAGNNRCGRCGKAAALAGGGDSTFLP, from the coding sequence ATGGTGGTCATCTTGCCGTCCATGCTGTGCGCGCTCGTTTGCGTCCTCGGACTCGCTCTCGCCTCCCGGTGCGCATGCCGACGCCGACACTCCAGCCCCAGTTCCTCCTCCAACCCATTCCCGAAGGGCCTCAAGAAGAAGGCCATCGACGCGCTCCCCACCATCTCCTTCGCCGCAGCCGCTTCACTGCAGCCGGCAGCAACAGAGTGTGCGATATGCCTGGCTGAGTTCGCGGAGGGGGAGGGCGTGCACGTTCTCCCGCGCTGCGGCCACACCTTCCATGTTCTCTGCATCCACGCTTGGCTCCGGACCTGCGCCACCTGCCCCTCTTGCCGCGCCTCCATCGCTACTGCTCCAGCCCCTGCACCTACGCTAGTGGTCGTAGTGGCAGGGAACAACAGGTGCGGGAGGTGCGGCAAGGCGGCCGCCCTGGCTGGTGGTGGAGATAGCACGTTCTTGCCTTAA